DNA sequence from the Zavarzinia compransoris genome:
GGTGGCGGACGAGGCCGACCCGGCCGATCATGCCCGGCAGCTTCAGGTCCGGCAGCAGCCCGGCCTTGACCAGGGACGACTTGCCGGAACCGGAGGCGCCCATGACCAGGACGAAGGCCTTGCCCCGCGTCGCCTGCCGGTGCAGCAATTCGCGCAATTCGTTGCGCGCCCTCGTGCGGCCGAAGAAGACGCCGGCATGTTCCGGCTCGAAGGACAGCAGGCCGCGATAGGGCGGCTGGTGCCAGCGCACCTCGCCTTCCACCCGCTCGCCGTCGGCGGTCAGGCCGCGCAGGCGCCGGCGCAGCAATTCGCGCAGGTGATTCTCGACCAGATCCTCGAACTCGCCGGTCGCGGCGAATTCCCAGAAGGCGGCGGTGAAGCCGCCCTCGGCATCCCGCGTCCAGCGGGTCATGAAATCCTCGACCAGCCGGCGCTGGCGCCGTGCCTCCTCCAGCCGGGCGTCGTCGTCGAGGTCGGCGGCCTGGGGCGCGGTTTTGCGGTAGAGCAGCAGGTCCGGGCGCTTCACGGCCTGGAAGCCGGCCAGGGCATCCTCGAATTCCCATTCGGTGCCGGTGACCGGGCCGCCGGTCAGCGCGCCCTGGAAGCGGTCGCGCGGCAGGGTCACGCCCAGCCGCGACCACAGGATGCAGACGACGAGGTCGGTCTCGCGCGGGGGGACGATATTGTCCTGGAAATGGGCGCCGGCGGTCAGCGGCTCGCGTTCCCACAGCACGGGCTCGATGATGAAGTGATAGGCGAATTCGCGGGCGAGGCGCTGGACCAGGCGTTCGGTGATCAGCCGTTCCGGCCGCACGTCGGCGGGCGAGGAAACGAAGATGCGAATTTTCTGCCGTATCGTCATGCCTGTCCGCCCTGGCTTGTCACCCGTCGCAAGGGTAGGGGCGGACTTTAAGGGCTTCTATGGCCAAGTTCACTCCCCCGGTGCAGGGGGAAAACGGTCTGCACCGGGGAAGCGGGCCGCGGCAGGCCGGAGCCTGCCGCGGCGGTTCGAAACGGATCAGAAGTGGAATTCGGCGACGAACTGCGGCACCGAGGCTTCGGTGCCCAGCTTCTTGCCGCCGCCGGTGAATTCCGGATCGTTGCCGAACTTGTTCTTCCACCATTGATAGCCGAAGCCGACCATGAACGTCTTCTCCTGGCCGAAGGGGGCGCCGACGTCGAACATGATCGCCGTATCCAGCAGGATTTCGGTCACCGTGTTCTGGCCGAAGCCGTCCGGGCCCTTGGGGCCGACGATGTTCATGAAGCCCTTGAAGGTGACCGGCACGCCGATGTCGATCGGAATGGGCAGGCCCCAGGCGGTCTCCAGCCGGAAGGCCGGCTCGAAGTCGACGCCGACCGAGGGGCTGAGGATCGAATTGTTGTTGCTTTCGGTGCCGAGCAGGAAGCTGACCGACCAGAAGCCCGGGACATCGAAATCGATGGTCGGGCCGATGACGAACTTGCGCACCCGGGCGTTGAAGGAATCGTCCTTGTAGGACAGGTCGCCGCCGATGGTCAGGCCCATGTCGCGGACCCAGCCGCCGAAGCCGAGGCCGAAGATCTTGCTGGCCGACAGTTTCTCGCGGAAGACGGCGTAGATTTCCTTCGCCGGGCTGGCGCCGTCCTTGGCCGGTTCGTCGCTTTTCGACAGGTCGAACAGGATGTCGACGTTGATGAAGTTCTGGCCGTAGGTCCAGCCGCTGACGTGCTGGCCCTGGACGATCACCTTCTCGACGTCGGTATTGTTCGTCGGCTCGGCATAGGTGGCGCCGTAGCGGACGCCGACGAAAGTGTCGCTCCACTGGATGATGTCGGCCTGGGCCGCGCCGGCGCCGCCCAGCAGGGCCGCCCCGGCCACCGCCAACCCGGCGATGCCGCGCCTGAAGCCGCCCTTCAATTTCTCACTCGCCCCCATTTCAACCACTCCTTGCCTGCTGGACTGTCATTGTCTCGATTTCTTCGTTCCCATGGCGTTTCCCGATCGTTGTTGCGCCCGCATCTTCGCGCGGTCTGCCACCGGTTTTCAGGCGGCCCATGCCTCCAAGAATCTTGACTGCTTGGTCAGCACTATCAAAAAAAATGCCATCTTCAAAGGCAATAGGATATTCCATTCAAGTCTTTGAAATTAATGGAAAATAATCTCTTGTGTCAAATTTGATACAAATTCGACCAGTCATGTCGTCGCGTAATATGGCTAAAAATTATGCATATTTTTCCACATGCATGCACAGATTCGCGGCGCAGGCCGGCATCATCGGGCAGGGCCGGGCCCTGCCCGACGCGGGCTCAGGCGTGGTCGCTGGCGGCGGCCGCGCCGGCGGCGGCGCTTTCCGCTTCCGCCTTGCCGCCGAGGCCGTTGAAGAACAGGTTCAGGACCAGGGCGATCAGGGCGGCCAGCAGGATCCCGGATTCGAGCAGGGGATGCAGGCCGTGCGGCAATTGCTTGAAGAAATTGGGCGCGACCAGGGGGATCATGCCGAAGCCGACCGAGACGGCGACGATGAACTGGTTGTGCGGTCTGGTCCTGAAATCGACCTGGGACAGGATGCGCACCCCGGTCGCCGCGACCATGCCGAACATGACGATGCCCGCCCCGCCAAGCACCACCACCGGCACCGCCTCGACCAGGGCGGCGAGCTTGGGCGTCAGGCCCAGCACCAGCATGATGACGCCGCCCGCGGCGGTGACATAGCGCGAGCGCACCCCGGTGACGCCGACAAGGCCGACATTCTGCGAGAAGGACGTATAGGGAAACGTATTGAAGATGCCGCCGATCAGGGTGCCCACGCCGTCGGCGCGCAGGCCCTTGGTCAGGGCCGCCCGGTCCACCGCCTTGCCCGTGATCTCGCCGAGCGCCAGGAACATGCCTGTCGATTCGATCATGACCACGATCATGACCAGGCACATGGTCAGCCCGGCGACGAGATCGAAGGTCGGCACACCGAAGGCGAAAGGCACCACGAGGCCGAACCAGGGGGCATCGCCCACCTTGTCGAAATGCATCAGGCCGAAGCCGGCGGCGACGGCACCGCCGGCGACGATGCCGATCAGCACCGCGACATTGCGCACGAAACCCTTGCCCCAGCGGGTCAGGCCGAGGATGACGACAAGGACGAACAGGGCGAGGCCGAGACCGCCCAGCTGGCCGTAGTTCGGATTGGCGAAATCGCCCAGTTCCTTCACCGGCACCTCGTTGACCACCCGTTCGGCCATGGCTTTCAGGGTGGGCAGGCCGCCGCCGGCCCAATTGATGCCGACGCGCATCAGGCTGATGCCGATGACGAGGATGATGGTGCCGGTCACCACCGGCGGGAAGAAGCGCAGCAGCCGCGAGACGAAGGGCGCGACCACGATGCCGAAGATACCGGCGACGATGACCGCGCCATAGATCCCGAGCAGCCCGAGTTCCGGATTATTGGCCATGGCCAGCATGGGCCCGACCGCGGCGAAGGTCACCCCCATCATCACCGGCAGGCGGATGCCGACGCCGGGAAAGCCGATACACTGGATCAGGGTCGCGATGCCGCAGGCGAAGAGATCGGCATTGATCAGGGCGGAGACCTGTTCCGGCGGCAGTTTCAGCGCCCGGCCGATGATCAGCGGGACGGCCACCGCCCCCGCATACATGACGAGGACATGCTGAAGACCGAGGGTGAACAGTCTTGGGGCGGGCAGTCGCTCGTCCACGGGATGCGGGGGTACGCTCATTACGGGGGGCCTCGCGGTCGCGGGTGGTCGGGAAGGGGTTAGTTCATGGCTCCGGCTCTGCGGTCCTCGTACCAGCGGGCGAGGCTCCGGCGTTCTTCCAGGGTCATTTCGGTGACGTTCGAGGGCGGCATGGCATGGGTCCAGACCGAGGCGATGAAGACCTGGTCGGCATGGGCCGCCACCCGTTCCGGCGTGTCCAGGAGCACGCCCTTCGGCGTGCTGTGCAGCCCTTCCCAGACCGGCTCGGCGGCATGGCACATGCTGCAGCGGGTGATCACGATGTCGGCGGCATTGGCCAGGGTGACCGGGGCCGGCGCCATGGCCGGGGCGGGCAGCAGGCCGCTATGCTCCGCCGCCGGCTCGGCCGGGGTCAGGCGGTTGATGGTCAGGATCAGCAGCGCGCAGATGAAGACGATGAACCAGGCACCCCAGGGTGCACGCTGGCCCTTGTGCATCGTGTTGAAGAAATGGCGGATGGCAACGCCGACGACGATGAGCACGGCCAGGATCAGCCACGACAGCCAGGCGCCGTAAACCAGCGGATAATGGTTGGCGATCATCACGAAGACGGTGGGCAGCGTGATGTAATTGTTGTGCATCGAGCGCTGCTTGCCGATGCGGCCATAGCGCGGGTCCGGCGTCTCGCCCCTGATCAGGGCGGCGACCACTTTCCGCTGGTTCGGGATGATGATCATGAACACGTTGCAGGCCATGATCGTGCCCATCAGCGCGCCCGCCTGCATGAAGGCGCCCCGGGCGCTGAACACTTCGGTGAAGCCATAGGCCATGGCGACGACGAAGCCGAAGCCGAACAGGGCCAGGAGATTGTCGTTCCGCCCCAGCGGCGAGCGGCACAGAAGGTCATAGACCGCCCAGCCCAGCACCAGCGACCCGGCGCTGACCGCGATCGCCCCGAAGGTCGAAAGGTCGAGCACCGCCTTGTCGATCAGGTAAAGCTCGGCCCCGAAGTAATAGACGAAGACGAGCAGGGCAAAGCCCGACAGCCAGGTGGCATAGGCTTCCCATTTGAACCAGGTCAGTTCGTCCGGCATGTCGGCCGGCGCGACCAGATATTTGACCATGTGGTAGAAGCCGCCGCCATGGACCTGCCAGGCCTCGCCATAGGCGCCCTTGGGCAGGCCGTCGCGCGGCTTCAGGCTGCTGTCGAGATGGACGAAATAAAAGGACGAGCCGATCCAGGCGACGCCGGCAATCACATGCAGCCAGCGGATGGCCGCGCCGATCCATTCCCAGACAATCGGGTCCATACGCGACCTCCAACCCCAGCCATCCCCGTCGCGCCGATTTTTGCGCTGCACTATTGCTACAGTTGCGTTGCGCAAAGAAAAGATTTTCACTGGCAATAGGACCTTCAAATTTTCGCGAAGAATGGGGGCAGGGGCTTGGCGCTGATCGAGAATATCCGGGTGTTCGTCCGGGTTCTGGAACTGGGCAGCCTGTCGGCGGCCGGGCGCCACATGCGGCTTTCCCCGGCGGTGGTCAGCCACCGCCTGCAGCAATTGGAGGCCCATCTCGGCGTCCGCCTGCTGAACCGCACCACCCGCCGGGTCCGCCCGACCGAGCATGGCTCCGCCTTCTAC
Encoded proteins:
- a CDS encoding nucleobase:cation symporter-2 family protein, giving the protein MSVPPHPVDERLPAPRLFTLGLQHVLVMYAGAVAVPLIIGRALKLPPEQVSALINADLFACGIATLIQCIGFPGVGIRLPVMMGVTFAAVGPMLAMANNPELGLLGIYGAVIVAGIFGIVVAPFVSRLLRFFPPVVTGTIILVIGISLMRVGINWAGGGLPTLKAMAERVVNEVPVKELGDFANPNYGQLGGLGLALFVLVVILGLTRWGKGFVRNVAVLIGIVAGGAVAAGFGLMHFDKVGDAPWFGLVVPFAFGVPTFDLVAGLTMCLVMIVVMIESTGMFLALGEITGKAVDRAALTKGLRADGVGTLIGGIFNTFPYTSFSQNVGLVGVTGVRSRYVTAAGGVIMLVLGLTPKLAALVEAVPVVVLGGAGIVMFGMVAATGVRILSQVDFRTRPHNQFIVAVSVGFGMIPLVAPNFFKQLPHGLHPLLESGILLAALIALVLNLFFNGLGGKAEAESAAAGAAAASDHA
- a CDS encoding urate hydroxylase PuuD: MDPIVWEWIGAAIRWLHVIAGVAWIGSSFYFVHLDSSLKPRDGLPKGAYGEAWQVHGGGFYHMVKYLVAPADMPDELTWFKWEAYATWLSGFALLVFVYYFGAELYLIDKAVLDLSTFGAIAVSAGSLVLGWAVYDLLCRSPLGRNDNLLALFGFGFVVAMAYGFTEVFSARGAFMQAGALMGTIMACNVFMIIIPNQRKVVAALIRGETPDPRYGRIGKQRSMHNNYITLPTVFVMIANHYPLVYGAWLSWLILAVLIVVGVAIRHFFNTMHKGQRAPWGAWFIVFICALLILTINRLTPAEPAAEHSGLLPAPAMAPAPVTLANAADIVITRCSMCHAAEPVWEGLHSTPKGVLLDTPERVAAHADQVFIASVWTHAMPPSNVTEMTLEERRSLARWYEDRRAGAMN